From a region of the Impatiens glandulifera chromosome 4, dImpGla2.1, whole genome shotgun sequence genome:
- the LOC124936068 gene encoding peptidyl-prolyl cis-trans isomerase, with product MANPKVFFDMQIGDSPAGRIIMELYADTTPRTADNFRALCTGEKGMGKSGKPLHYKGSSFHRVIPGFMCQGGDFTAGNGTGGESIYGAKFADENFVKKHTGPGVLSMANAGPGTNGSQFFICTAKTEWLDGKHVVFGQIIDGMDVVKAIEKVGSSSGRTAKTVTIADCGQV from the coding sequence atgGCAAACCCTAAGGTCTTCTTTGACATGCAAATCGGCGATTCACCGGCGGGAAGGATCATAATGGAGCTATACGCCGATACAACACCAAGAACAGCTGATAATTTCCGTGCTTTATGTACAGGAGAGAAAGGAATGGGGAAATCCGGTAAGCCATTGCATTACAAAGGATCGTCGTTTCATCGAGTGATACCTGGATTCATGTGTCAAGGAGGAGATTTCACTGCTGGAAATGGAACTGGTGGTGAATCGATCTATGGAGCTAAGTTTGCTGATGAGAATTTTGTTAAGAAACATACAGGACCTGGTGTTTTATCTATGGCGAATGCTGGACCGGGAACTAATGGATCTCAATTCTTTATTTGTACTGCGAAAACTGAATGGCTTGATGGTAAACATGTTGTATTTGGTCAGATTATTGATGGAATGGATGTTGTTAAAGCGATTGAAAAAGTTGGATCTAGTTCGGGAAGGACGGCGAAGACTGTTACTATTGCTGATTGTGGTCAGGTTTGA